A single genomic interval of Oryza sativa Japonica Group chromosome 7, ASM3414082v1 harbors:
- the LOC9269957 gene encoding uncharacterized protein has translation MARHTWVISLLLTSAVAGASRQPPATASQGPTWTGLAGEQEMEGAATASSAAPVASLFPGLPPLPPLPALPALPPLPPLPALPPLPPLPPLPPLPSPGTTTTRPRPPSPPPTECLTSLVELLPCVDYLTNDATAPPGACCDGFRSLVGSALICLCHGINGDMSRMISRPIDPVRMVLLPAMCSTMLPPQSLFICYTETVPPLVP, from the exons ATGGCGCGGCACACGTGGGTCATCTCCTTGCTCCTCACCTCCGCCGTGGCTGGTGCGTCGCGGCAGCCGCCCGCGACCGCAAGCCAAGGACCGACATGGACCGGCCTTGCCGGAGAGCAAGAAATGGAAGGAGCAGCCACCGCTTCATCCGCAGCGCCGGTGGCTTCGCTGTTCCCCGGCctcccgccattgccgccgctgcCAGCGCTCCCCGCTCTGCCGCCGCTTCCACCGCTGCCCGCCttaccgccgctgccaccgttgccgccattgccgccgctcccttcacccgggacgacgacgacgcggccgcggccaccatcgccaccgccgacggagTGCCTGACGTCGCTCGTGGAGCTGCTGCCGTGCGTCGACTACCTCACCAAcgacgccaccgcgccgccgggcGCCTGCTGCGACGGATTCAGGTCGCTCGTTGGCAGCGCGCTCATCTGCCTCTGCCACGGCATCAATGGCGACATGAGCAGGATGATCTCCAGGCCCATCGATCCGGTCCGCATGGTGCTCCTTCCCGCCATGTGCAGCACCATGCTGCCGCCGCAGTCGCTTTTCATATGCTACA CGGAAACAGTGCCACCATTGGTGCCATAG